Proteins encoded by one window of Candidatus Paceibacterota bacterium:
- a CDS encoding lipid II flippase MurJ encodes MVKRIIDALSKEVSGLHEAAFLLGFFAVASQILALLRDRLFANYFGAGPTLDVYYAAFRIPDALYVVIASFVSVSVIIPFLSRMEGDETKAKRFVSEIFTIFSLVMVFSSVVVFFLIPYLAPLIAPGFSEEQINTLIVLSRILLLSPFILGLSNNIFGSITQFYKRFFVYALAPVLYNAGIIVGVFLFYPTFGMKGLAFGVVFGALLHVLVQLPVAIERGFMPRFVKEMNWKDISQVVVVSLPRTITLSANHFVLIALGALASTMYVGSISIFNFSFNLQSVPLATIGVAYSMAAFPMLASFFTRGEKERFVEHMITALRHIIFWSVPITVLFIVLRAQIVRTILGSGAFSWNDTRLTAAALALFSFSVLTQSLTVLFSRGYHAAGDTRKPLFINLFSSVGAIGGAFWLVVLFEKNTFFQYFIESILRVDYIPGTIVLMLPLAYSIASIINATMHWFMFEKDFNIDLYHIIRKTFFESFSASVIMGFVAYNCLNFFALILNTQTAVGIFLQGFLSGGIGIIFGIIVLKILKNSEIRDISFALHKKFWKADVVAPAQEEL; translated from the coding sequence ATGGTTAAAAGAATCATAGACGCATTAAGTAAAGAAGTAAGCGGTCTACACGAGGCCGCTTTTCTTCTTGGGTTCTTTGCTGTGGCGTCACAAATCCTGGCTCTTTTGAGAGACCGTTTGTTCGCGAATTATTTTGGAGCAGGACCAACACTAGATGTTTATTACGCGGCATTCCGCATTCCAGATGCGTTGTATGTAGTTATTGCTTCGTTCGTGTCTGTGTCGGTCATCATTCCATTTCTTTCTCGGATGGAAGGGGACGAAACAAAAGCAAAGAGATTTGTTTCAGAGATATTCACCATTTTTTCTCTAGTGATGGTGTTTTCTAGTGTTGTTGTTTTTTTCTTAATTCCATACCTAGCGCCACTTATCGCCCCTGGTTTTTCAGAAGAACAAATAAATACACTTATAGTACTTTCCCGAATCCTGCTTTTGTCACCGTTTATTCTAGGACTTTCAAATAATATTTTTGGAAGTATCACCCAGTTCTACAAGAGGTTTTTTGTTTATGCTCTTGCTCCGGTTTTGTATAACGCGGGAATAATTGTCGGTGTTTTTCTTTTCTATCCGACATTTGGGATGAAAGGCCTGGCTTTTGGTGTTGTTTTTGGGGCCCTGCTACATGTTTTGGTTCAATTGCCGGTTGCTATCGAGCGTGGTTTTATGCCTCGTTTTGTTAAAGAAATGAACTGGAAAGACATTTCCCAGGTTGTTGTTGTTTCTTTGCCACGAACAATAACCCTTTCTGCAAACCATTTTGTTTTGATTGCTTTAGGTGCTTTGGCGTCGACTATGTATGTTGGGTCTATTTCAATCTTCAATTTCTCGTTTAACTTGCAATCAGTTCCATTGGCAACAATTGGGGTCGCATATTCAATGGCCGCCTTCCCGATGCTTGCGTCGTTTTTTACTCGAGGTGAAAAAGAAAGATTTGTAGAGCACATGATAACCGCCTTAAGACACATAATTTTTTGGTCTGTACCAATTACAGTACTTTTTATTGTTTTACGAGCACAGATAGTGCGTACAATATTAGGCTCCGGTGCTTTTAGTTGGAATGATACCCGCCTTACAGCAGCGGCACTCGCTTTATTTTCCTTTTCGGTGCTAACTCAAAGTTTGACAGTTCTTTTTTCAAGAGGGTATCATGCGGCCGGGGATACGAGGAAACCACTTTTTATTAATTTATTTTCCTCGGTCGGTGCTATCGGTGGAGCATTTTGGTTGGTGGTACTTTTTGAAAAAAATACTTTCTTTCAGTATTTTATAGAATCTATCTTGCGTGTTGATTATATTCCCGGGACGATTGTTTTGATGCTACCACTCGCTTATTCTATTGCTTCGATAATTAACGCTACGATGCATTGGTTTATGTTCGAAAAAGATTTTAACATTGACCTTTATCACATAATAAGAAAAACGTTTTTTGAAAGCTTTTCCGCCTCAGTCATTATGGGTTTTGTCGCCTATAATTGTTTGAATTTTTTTGCTCTAATTTTAAACACCCAAACTGCTGTTGGAATTTTTCTCCAAGGATTTTTGTCGGGAGGAATAGGGATTATTTTCGGTATTATTGTTTTAAAAATTTTAAAAAATAGTGAAATTAGAGATATTTCATTTGCGTTACATAAAAAGTTTTGGAAAGCGGATGTTGTTGCCCCGGCACAAGAAGAGCTATAG
- the lepA gene encoding translation elongation factor 4, with translation MSLKHIRNFSIIAHIDHGKSTLADRLLDATHTIEKRKMRDQVLDRMDLERERGITIKMTPVRMDYMVDGESYVLNLIDTPGHIDFSYEVSRALQAVEGSLLLVDSTQGVQAQTLTTLAMAKELGVKIIPVVTKIDSPISRVEEVKHEVMNLLDCEESDILAVSGKTGEGVEELLRAVVKRVPPPKEEYHEKNNFRALVFDFEYSNHQGVIVYVRVLDGEIKKGDDLSFREANERFISADVGIFTPEKKPADKLSAGEIGYIVTAIKKPGIASVGDTITLTKNPLPALPGYQNPRPVVWASLYPESQDDFDLLKESLVRLKLSDSSLSFEEEVSGSLGRGFRCGFLGMLHLEIVTERLRREFNLELIVTSPSINYEVVYQGGKREKIYSPHLFPRDGTYAEAFEPWASITLITPPDYVGGIMQLLYEHEAEVGESSIFGDNRVSIGARVPLRELMRNFFDELKSVSSGFASLSYDINEMRKADVTRLDVVVADEVVPAFTRVISRRRAQEDAEKAVEKLHQVLPRQLFEVKIQATALGRILSSRSLKALRKDVTGYLYGGDITRKMKLREKQKKGKKRMKAGGRVNIPKEVFLTMMKNQ, from the coding sequence ATGAGTTTAAAACACATTCGTAATTTTAGTATTATCGCGCATATTGATCACGGCAAGTCGACCTTGGCCGATCGTTTGCTTGACGCAACCCACACAATCGAAAAGCGCAAAATGCGCGACCAAGTCTTGGATCGTATGGACTTAGAGCGCGAGCGTGGCATTACCATCAAAATGACACCTGTCCGTATGGATTATATGGTGGATGGGGAATCGTATGTATTAAATTTGATTGATACCCCAGGGCATATAGATTTTTCGTACGAAGTTTCCAGGGCACTACAGGCTGTTGAAGGATCGCTTTTACTTGTCGACTCAACGCAAGGTGTGCAGGCTCAAACTCTTACAACTCTTGCAATGGCCAAAGAGCTTGGGGTTAAGATTATCCCCGTTGTGACTAAAATAGATTCTCCAATATCCCGCGTTGAGGAAGTTAAGCATGAGGTTATGAATTTACTAGACTGTGAAGAAAGTGATATTTTGGCTGTTTCTGGAAAAACCGGTGAGGGGGTTGAGGAACTACTTCGGGCGGTAGTAAAACGTGTTCCTCCACCAAAAGAGGAGTATCATGAAAAAAATAATTTCAGAGCATTGGTTTTTGATTTTGAATATTCAAACCATCAAGGGGTTATCGTTTACGTGAGAGTTTTGGATGGTGAAATTAAAAAAGGGGATGATTTATCTTTTCGCGAAGCAAACGAGAGGTTTATTTCAGCCGATGTTGGAATTTTCACTCCCGAGAAAAAACCTGCGGATAAACTTTCTGCGGGAGAAATTGGTTATATTGTTACGGCAATCAAAAAACCCGGCATCGCTTCTGTTGGAGATACAATTACGCTAACAAAAAATCCATTACCCGCACTTCCGGGATATCAAAATCCAAGACCGGTTGTTTGGGCTTCGCTTTATCCAGAAAGTCAGGATGACTTTGATCTCCTAAAAGAATCATTGGTTAGACTTAAATTATCTGACTCGTCTCTTTCTTTTGAGGAAGAAGTTTCAGGCTCTCTTGGTCGCGGTTTTCGTTGTGGTTTTCTCGGGATGCTTCACTTGGAAATTGTGACCGAGCGGTTAAGGAGAGAATTTAATCTTGAGCTTATTGTCACATCGCCATCTATTAATTACGAAGTTGTTTATCAGGGAGGGAAGAGGGAAAAAATTTATTCCCCACATCTTTTTCCAAGAGATGGAACTTACGCGGAAGCCTTTGAGCCGTGGGCCTCGATTACACTCATTACACCGCCAGATTATGTGGGTGGAATTATGCAACTTTTATATGAACACGAAGCAGAGGTTGGAGAATCAAGTATATTCGGAGACAACCGCGTTTCGATTGGTGCGAGGGTTCCACTTCGTGAATTGATGAGAAATTTTTTCGATGAACTGAAAAGCGTGTCGTCTGGTTTCGCCTCCCTTTCCTATGATATCAATGAGATGCGCAAGGCTGATGTTACTAGGCTTGATGTTGTTGTTGCGGACGAAGTTGTTCCGGCTTTTACCCGCGTTATCTCGCGTAGAAGGGCGCAGGAAGACGCGGAAAAAGCAGTTGAAAAATTGCACCAAGTTCTTCCAAGACAGCTTTTTGAGGTCAAAATTCAAGCTACAGCGCTCGGGAGAATCCTTTCGTCCCGTAGTTTAAAAGCACTAAGGAAGGACGTTACAGGGTATCTTTACGGAGGCGATATTACGCGAAAAATGAAGCTTAGAGAGAAGCAAAAGAAAGGAAAGAAGAGAATGAAAGCGGGAGGCAGAGTTAATATACCTAAAGAGGTATTTTTGACGATGATGAAAAATCAGTAG